In a genomic window of Pseudoglutamicibacter albus:
- the tsaD gene encoding tRNA (adenosine(37)-N6)-threonylcarbamoyltransferase complex transferase subunit TsaD: MNTVKPEALDTPGGSAATVSGPVVLGIETSCDETGVGIVRGTTLLANAVASSVDEHVRFGGVIPEIASRAHVEAMVPTLRAALETAQLRLDDVDAVAVTAGPGLAGALMVGVSAAKALALATGKPLYAVNHLVAHVGVGVLDGGELPPNLGAVLVSGGHTEILKVDSLTADITMLGSTIDDAAGEAYDKVARLLGLSYPGGPVIDKLAAQGNRKAIRFPRGLTTGKFMGTAEEPGPRRYDFSFSGLKTAVARYVEHCEATGEELVIEDVCASFQEAVADVITSKAVMACREHGLTTLLLGGGVAANSRLRELLAARCASAGIQLRIPPFSLCTDNGAMIAALGAQLVMNGVEPTGTDFGTDTSLPVSTVSMKSAVSMKNTVPMKSAASMEGTASMRAGGQAD; this comes from the coding sequence ATGAACACCGTGAAACCTGAGGCCCTCGATACCCCAGGGGGCTCTGCAGCTACAGTTTCAGGCCCGGTCGTTCTGGGTATTGAGACCAGTTGCGATGAGACGGGCGTGGGCATCGTCCGCGGAACCACGCTACTTGCTAATGCGGTTGCATCCTCGGTGGATGAGCACGTGCGTTTCGGCGGAGTGATCCCGGAGATCGCTTCGCGCGCCCACGTTGAAGCGATGGTCCCGACGCTGCGTGCTGCTTTAGAGACCGCGCAGCTTAGGCTCGATGATGTTGATGCGGTCGCCGTGACAGCTGGACCTGGCCTGGCTGGTGCGTTGATGGTGGGTGTTTCTGCCGCGAAAGCGCTCGCGTTAGCTACCGGCAAGCCGCTGTACGCGGTCAACCATTTGGTTGCGCACGTTGGGGTCGGTGTGCTCGATGGTGGAGAGCTACCTCCGAACCTCGGCGCGGTGCTGGTTTCGGGCGGCCACACCGAGATCCTCAAAGTGGATTCGCTGACTGCTGACATCACGATGCTCGGGTCAACTATCGATGACGCCGCGGGGGAGGCCTACGATAAGGTCGCCCGCCTGCTGGGGTTGAGCTATCCGGGCGGACCCGTGATCGACAAGCTGGCGGCCCAAGGCAACCGGAAAGCGATCCGCTTCCCGCGTGGACTCACAACGGGCAAGTTCATGGGAACCGCGGAAGAACCGGGGCCGCGCCGCTATGACTTCAGCTTCTCCGGACTGAAGACCGCGGTAGCACGCTATGTTGAGCACTGCGAAGCAACCGGGGAAGAACTCGTCATCGAAGACGTGTGCGCCTCGTTCCAGGAAGCCGTCGCGGACGTCATCACATCCAAAGCCGTGATGGCGTGCCGAGAACACGGGCTCACAACACTGCTTCTGGGTGGCGGGGTCGCCGCAAACTCACGCCTGCGCGAACTGCTAGCCGCCCGCTGCGCCTCCGCCGGAATCCAGTTACGCATCCCACCCTTTTCGCTGTGCACCGACAACGGCGCGATGATCGCCGCACTCGGCGCCCAACTCGTGATGAACGGCGTAGAACCCACCGGAACCGACTTCGGAACCGACACCTCACTACCCGTCAGCACAGTGTCGATGAAAAGCGCAGTGTCCATGAAAAACACGGTGCCGATGAAAAGCGCGGCGTCCATGGAAGGTACAGCGTCGATGCGGGCGGGCGGCCAGGCCGACTAG
- the rimI gene encoding ribosomal protein S18-alanine N-acetyltransferase: MSTDLAPATEAELARAPEGYIVRQLDAGDAAELMPLEAELFLLDRWDERMMREELSHPEWRQYWGVAELGAGALIAYAGLQYSPHIADIQTIGVVPEHAGRGVARYLMWLMESRARDWGATHMMLEVRASNERAIHLYHRNGFEEIARRRGYYPGGAPGHPSAPGKPSAGEDALIMQKDIRGKL, translated from the coding sequence ATGAGCACCGACTTAGCCCCCGCTACCGAAGCTGAGCTGGCGCGAGCCCCGGAAGGCTATATCGTGCGCCAGCTGGATGCGGGCGATGCCGCGGAACTCATGCCGCTCGAAGCCGAACTTTTCCTGCTGGACCGCTGGGATGAACGCATGATGCGCGAGGAGCTTTCCCACCCCGAATGGCGGCAATACTGGGGCGTGGCCGAGCTGGGTGCTGGCGCGCTGATCGCGTATGCGGGCCTGCAATACAGCCCGCATATCGCAGATATTCAGACCATCGGGGTTGTGCCGGAGCATGCGGGCCGCGGGGTCGCGCGGTATCTGATGTGGCTCATGGAGTCCCGGGCGCGTGACTGGGGCGCGACCCACATGATGCTCGAGGTCCGCGCTTCGAATGAGCGCGCGATCCACCTGTATCACCGCAACGGGTTTGAAGAGATCGCCCGCCGCCGCGGATACTATCCAGGTGGCGCGCCCGGCCACCCGAGTGCACCCGGCAAGCCGAGTGCCGGCGAAGACGCCCTGATTATGCAGAAAGACATCCGAGGGAAGCTATGA
- the tsaB gene encoding tRNA (adenosine(37)-N6)-threonylcarbamoyltransferase complex dimerization subunit type 1 TsaB: MRDDIKKILALDTSSVVSVACVTVSAEGAVSAEGSVDAESAVDTQHVAGVEVIAEAVTDSTTRHAEDLIPVCKQLLAQAGWERPDAVLVGEGPGPFTGLRVGIAAGQTLAFAWGIEAYGVCSLDGLAAQLLAEGNLASVAESSPAEATVAAAGQEPATAAATGEEPGEDATAGSGPVLTAALDARRRELYWATYARNGARVDGPHVTKPDELPAAYPVGGAGAGVRGEELAEAGIPVLSGAETSPVSAAYLARAWYAAGMPTAPPVARYLRESDAVVPAAMQGRQR; this comes from the coding sequence ATGCGCGACGACATCAAGAAGATCCTGGCGTTGGATACCTCATCGGTGGTTTCCGTCGCGTGCGTGACTGTGAGTGCTGAAGGCGCTGTGAGTGCTGAAGGCTCTGTGGATGCTGAAAGCGCCGTGGATACGCAGCACGTTGCGGGCGTTGAGGTTATTGCGGAGGCCGTCACGGATTCCACGACCCGGCACGCCGAAGACCTCATCCCCGTGTGCAAACAGTTGCTCGCCCAGGCCGGGTGGGAACGCCCAGACGCCGTCCTAGTCGGGGAGGGGCCAGGCCCCTTCACGGGTCTGCGGGTCGGGATCGCCGCCGGCCAGACCCTCGCCTTCGCGTGGGGTATAGAAGCCTACGGCGTGTGCTCGCTCGACGGGCTCGCCGCCCAACTGCTGGCTGAAGGCAACCTCGCTAGCGTTGCTGAGTCCAGCCCTGCTGAAGCAACCGTTGCCGCGGCAGGGCAAGAGCCAGCAACCGCTGCCGCAACAGGGGAAGAGCCGGGCGAGGACGCTACGGCAGGAAGCGGCCCGGTGCTGACAGCGGCGCTGGATGCCCGCCGTCGTGAGCTGTATTGGGCGACCTACGCCCGTAACGGGGCGCGTGTCGATGGCCCGCACGTGACCAAGCCGGACGAGCTACCGGCCGCTTATCCGGTAGGTGGAGCCGGGGCGGGTGTTCGCGGGGAAGAGCTAGCCGAGGCGGGTATCCCGGTGCTCTCCGGAGCCGAAACCTCGCCGGTATCCGCGGCCTATCTGGCCCGCGCCTGGTATGCCGCTGGCATGCCAACCGCCCCGCCCGTCGCGCGGTATTTGCGCGAATCTGACGCGGTGGTCCCGGCTGCGATGCAAGGCCGCCAACGATGA
- the alr gene encoding alanine racemase yields MCSHSFSSTSSPAGADHNASDAVGTATFGADDAAQAPASAPVTQWLHAHDAVAAAPERCAEIDLGALAANVARIRQQVGQAHIMAIVKAQAYGHGAIECARAALDAGATWVGTAHVSEALELRAAGIEAPMVCWLHTSDTDFEAAVAQGIDVGVSGWELDPMIEAARAVGRTARIHLKIDTGLGRNGCTAAEWPHLVERAAAAERVGDIRVVGVFSHFAMADEPEHPANDVQTQAFEDALAVVADAGLKPEVRHIANTPATFTRPDAIYDMVRVGLGLYGLSPFEGVSSAELGLRPVMRLVAHVAAAKRVDAGQGVSYGLRWRAEKPTTLGLVPVGYADGIPRIAEGTHVTIDSVRYPVVGRIAMDQFVIDLGGEADPAEFVGKDAVVFGDPAHGEPGVEEWAEAAHTINYETVTGISDRVPRRMIPADGAAAGDAVGDDTAGACGGRAETADDSSLSLTIPTPAAMQCLARTLASELQAGDVLILTGELGAGKTTFTQGLGEGLGVREGITSPTFVLSRIHPSLTDGPALVHVDAYRLGSAEELEDLDLIDTVDESVTVVEWGRDRAEGLSESRLEITLERPIGGNTAAQPDSETPAPWEVEDEEEAAAPRIVTLNWVGPRWNEGATTGLRAALAEFTDTVKEG; encoded by the coding sequence GTGTGTTCCCACAGCTTTTCCTCCACCTCCAGCCCCGCGGGTGCGGATCATAATGCGTCCGATGCGGTTGGCACCGCTACGTTTGGCGCCGATGACGCGGCGCAGGCCCCGGCATCGGCTCCGGTGACGCAATGGTTACATGCCCACGATGCGGTAGCGGCTGCCCCTGAACGCTGCGCCGAGATTGACCTTGGCGCGTTGGCCGCCAACGTCGCCAGGATCCGTCAACAGGTGGGGCAAGCGCACATCATGGCGATCGTCAAAGCGCAAGCCTACGGGCACGGCGCGATCGAGTGCGCGCGCGCCGCGCTGGATGCAGGCGCCACATGGGTAGGGACCGCGCACGTGAGCGAGGCGCTTGAGCTGCGTGCCGCGGGCATCGAGGCGCCGATGGTGTGCTGGCTCCACACATCGGACACCGACTTCGAGGCGGCCGTGGCACAGGGCATTGACGTGGGGGTATCCGGTTGGGAACTGGACCCGATGATCGAGGCGGCACGCGCGGTGGGGCGCACGGCACGGATTCACCTGAAAATCGATACCGGCTTAGGCCGCAACGGGTGCACCGCAGCCGAATGGCCACATCTTGTAGAGCGCGCCGCCGCGGCCGAACGCGTCGGGGACATCCGCGTGGTGGGTGTGTTCTCCCACTTCGCGATGGCCGATGAGCCAGAACACCCCGCCAACGACGTGCAGACCCAGGCTTTCGAGGACGCGCTCGCGGTGGTCGCGGACGCCGGGTTGAAACCTGAAGTGCGTCACATCGCGAACACCCCGGCGACGTTCACGCGCCCGGATGCGATCTATGACATGGTCCGGGTCGGTCTGGGCCTCTATGGTTTATCTCCTTTTGAAGGGGTGTCCTCGGCCGAGCTGGGGTTGCGGCCGGTCATGCGCCTGGTTGCGCATGTGGCCGCAGCTAAACGGGTCGATGCGGGCCAAGGTGTGTCCTACGGCCTGCGCTGGCGGGCAGAGAAACCGACGACGCTGGGCCTGGTTCCCGTCGGTTACGCCGACGGCATCCCACGGATCGCCGAAGGCACCCACGTGACAATCGATAGCGTGCGGTATCCGGTGGTGGGCCGGATCGCAATGGATCAGTTCGTGATCGACCTCGGCGGGGAAGCAGACCCAGCGGAATTTGTCGGTAAAGACGCCGTGGTGTTCGGTGACCCAGCACATGGTGAACCCGGCGTTGAAGAATGGGCGGAAGCCGCCCACACCATCAACTACGAGACCGTCACCGGGATCTCCGACCGCGTCCCACGCCGCATGATCCCCGCAGATGGTGCGGCCGCGGGCGATGCTGTTGGCGATGACACAGCCGGTGCTTGCGGCGGCCGTGCGGAGACAGCAGACGACAGCTCACTGTCGTTGACTATTCCAACCCCAGCGGCGATGCAGTGCTTAGCCCGCACACTCGCAAGCGAACTGCAAGCAGGCGATGTTCTCATCCTGACCGGGGAACTCGGCGCCGGAAAAACAACCTTCACCCAAGGCCTCGGCGAAGGCCTCGGCGTGCGCGAAGGCATCACATCGCCAACATTCGTGCTCTCCCGCATCCACCCATCGTTGACCGACGGGCCAGCGCTGGTCCACGTGGATGCCTACCGGCTCGGATCCGCAGAAGAACTCGAAGACCTCGACCTCATCGACACCGTGGACGAATCCGTCACAGTCGTCGAATGGGGCCGCGACCGCGCCGAAGGCCTCTCCGAATCCCGCCTCGAGATCACACTCGAGCGCCCCATCGGCGGCAACACGGCCGCACAACCCGACAGCGAGACCCCGGCCCCGTGGGAAGTCGAAGACGAAGAAGAAGCCGCCGCACCCCGCATCGTGACCCTCAACTGGGTGGGCCCACGCTGGAACGAGGGGGCAACCACCGGACTGCGCGCCGCGCTCGCCGAATTCACTGACACCGTGAAGGAGGGCTGA
- a CDS encoding UDP-glucose dehydrogenase family protein: MQDAAQPRKISVIGAGYLGATHAACMAELGFEVVGVDVEVERVERLNAGVLPFHEPGLDEMLARHVREGRLRFTTDYQEVADADVHFIGVGTPQRENDHGADMRYVDAAIDSLGAVVSKDTLIAGKSTVPVGTAARLAKRLKKLVAKRGLDINAELCWNPEFLREGFAVEDTLTPNRLVFGVRSQRAEDILRAVYAKPLADGTPLVVTDFETSELVKVAANAFLATKISFINAFSEITETVGGDIKTLADAIGMDPRIGRKFLNAGIGFGGGCLPKDIRALQARVSELGLPHTMRFLDHMDEINLRRRERAIYLAERAVGGDLHGAHITVLGAAFKPNSDDVRDSPALDVAARLYSAGADVSVYDPQGMENAAKRFPRLRYADSAEDAARGANVVLLLTEWDEFKNLDPVSFGEVVADRYMIDGRNVLDPQAWTSAGWTLDRMGHKSEGHSE; this comes from the coding sequence GTGCAGGATGCAGCACAGCCGCGGAAGATTTCAGTGATCGGTGCGGGATATTTGGGGGCTACGCATGCCGCTTGCATGGCGGAGCTCGGCTTCGAGGTGGTCGGCGTTGATGTTGAGGTTGAACGTGTTGAACGTCTCAACGCCGGGGTGCTTCCGTTTCATGAGCCGGGTCTGGATGAGATGCTGGCCCGCCACGTACGTGAAGGCCGTTTGCGTTTCACTACGGATTATCAAGAGGTCGCCGATGCGGATGTTCACTTCATCGGTGTTGGTACCCCGCAGCGGGAGAACGATCACGGCGCGGACATGCGTTATGTCGATGCCGCGATTGATTCGTTGGGTGCCGTGGTTTCGAAGGACACGCTGATTGCTGGTAAGTCCACGGTCCCTGTAGGTACTGCGGCGCGTTTGGCGAAGCGGTTGAAGAAGCTGGTGGCTAAACGCGGCTTGGACATCAACGCGGAGTTGTGTTGGAACCCTGAGTTTTTGCGTGAAGGGTTCGCTGTTGAGGACACGCTGACCCCTAATCGGTTGGTATTCGGGGTGCGTTCCCAGCGGGCTGAAGACATCCTGCGTGCGGTGTACGCGAAGCCGTTGGCCGACGGCACGCCTCTGGTGGTGACTGACTTCGAGACTTCCGAGCTGGTGAAGGTCGCCGCGAATGCGTTCTTGGCTACCAAGATCTCCTTCATCAACGCGTTCTCTGAGATCACAGAGACCGTGGGTGGGGACATCAAGACGCTCGCGGATGCGATCGGGATGGATCCGCGCATCGGGCGTAAGTTCCTCAACGCCGGCATCGGTTTCGGTGGCGGTTGCTTGCCTAAAGACATCCGTGCTCTCCAGGCGCGCGTGTCCGAGCTCGGCCTTCCGCACACCATGCGGTTCCTCGACCACATGGACGAGATCAACCTGCGCCGCCGCGAACGCGCAATCTATCTTGCCGAGCGTGCGGTGGGAGGCGACCTGCACGGGGCACACATCACAGTGCTAGGTGCGGCGTTCAAACCGAATTCGGACGACGTGCGTGACTCCCCCGCCTTGGATGTTGCCGCCCGCCTGTATTCAGCTGGCGCAGACGTGTCTGTATATGACCCGCAAGGTATGGAGAACGCGGCTAAACGCTTCCCACGCTTGCGGTACGCGGACTCCGCCGAAGATGCCGCACGCGGTGCGAACGTTGTGCTGTTGCTGACCGAATGGGATGAATTCAAGAACCTCGATCCGGTTTCCTTCGGTGAGGTTGTTGCGGATCGTTACATGATCGATGGCCGCAACGTGCTCGATCCGCAAGCATGGACTTCCGCAGGGTGGACCCTGGACCGCATGGGGCATAAGAGCGAAGGCCACAGCGAGTAG
- a CDS encoding aminotransferase class V-fold PLP-dependent enzyme yields MTEHDVNTGFDVSTGSDVNTGFEVNAVRADFPILNRKAADGSGLIYLDSGATSQRPQQVMDAETDFVLGSNAAVKRGAHQLAEAATNAYEDARETIADFIGAASANEVVFTKNATEALNLVAYALGNGDDSTPPRLRVGPGDEILITEMEHHANLVPWQELARRTGATLRWIPLTDDFQLDLTDLETLLTERTKVFAFTHQSNVTGTITPVAKLVAAAKKVGALTVLDACQSVPHMPVDVQQLDVDFLAFSGHKMLAPTGIGVLWGRYELLKDLPPFMLGGSMIEIVTMEHTTYAEPPARFEAGTPPTAQAVALAAACDYLNALGMDNVAAHQAQLVERALTGLSRIDGLRIIGAGLSVPGDGEDGTGNQSERHRTGAVAFSIEGLHPHDVGQALDSQGVLVRVGHHCAWPLHRRYGIHGSTRASFSVYNTVAEVDAFVEAVQKTIDYFNSFR; encoded by the coding sequence ATGACTGAACATGATGTCAACACCGGATTCGATGTCAGCACCGGATCTGATGTCAACACTGGATTCGAGGTCAATGCGGTTCGGGCGGATTTCCCGATCCTGAACCGTAAGGCCGCGGATGGTTCCGGTTTGATCTATCTGGATTCTGGGGCGACCTCCCAGCGCCCACAACAGGTCATGGACGCTGAGACTGATTTCGTGTTGGGGTCTAACGCTGCGGTCAAGCGTGGCGCGCATCAGCTCGCTGAAGCCGCAACGAACGCGTACGAAGACGCACGTGAGACCATCGCCGACTTCATCGGCGCTGCATCAGCCAACGAGGTCGTCTTCACCAAGAACGCGACCGAGGCCCTCAACCTCGTCGCCTACGCGTTAGGCAACGGAGACGACTCGACCCCGCCCCGGCTCCGCGTTGGCCCCGGGGACGAGATCCTCATCACCGAGATGGAACACCACGCGAACCTCGTACCGTGGCAAGAGCTCGCCCGCCGGACCGGCGCCACCTTGCGTTGGATACCACTCACGGATGACTTCCAACTGGATCTGACAGACCTTGAAACGCTACTGACCGAACGCACCAAAGTATTCGCGTTCACGCACCAATCCAACGTCACCGGAACCATCACCCCGGTAGCGAAACTGGTTGCCGCGGCGAAGAAAGTCGGCGCGCTCACAGTGCTCGATGCGTGCCAGTCCGTCCCTCACATGCCCGTGGATGTTCAGCAGCTCGATGTTGATTTCCTCGCGTTCTCCGGCCATAAGATGCTCGCCCCCACCGGCATCGGTGTTTTGTGGGGCCGTTACGAACTCCTCAAAGACCTGCCTCCGTTCATGCTTGGTGGTTCGATGATCGAGATCGTCACGATGGAGCACACCACATATGCTGAGCCTCCGGCACGCTTCGAAGCAGGAACCCCACCCACAGCGCAAGCCGTTGCGCTCGCCGCCGCGTGCGATTACCTCAACGCGCTGGGCATGGATAACGTCGCCGCGCATCAAGCCCAGCTCGTGGAGCGCGCGCTCACGGGTTTGAGCCGCATCGACGGCCTCCGCATCATCGGCGCGGGGCTGAGCGTGCCGGGCGACGGCGAGGACGGCACGGGCAACCAATCCGAGCGGCACCGTACTGGTGCGGTCGCGTTCAGCATCGAGGGTTTGCACCCGCACGATGTGGGGCAGGCTCTCGATTCCCAGGGTGTGCTGGTGCGTGTGGGGCATCATTGCGCGTGGCCGCTGCACCGCCGTTACGGGATCCACGGGAGCACGCGCGCGAGCTTCAGCGTCTACAACACGGTGGCTGAGGTGGACGCTTTCGTTGAGGCCGTGCAGAAAACCATCGACTACTTCAACAGTTTCCGGTGA
- the sufU gene encoding Fe-S cluster assembly sulfur transfer protein SufU, translating to MNLNTLYSELIFEHDKHPKHAGLREPFDADVHHVNPVCGDEIQLRLKLSEDGATVEDISYEAAGCAMSRASASMMADLFIGEPVSDIEEMTAHFDEVLHSRGKVEAEEEIIGDAVALAGAAKFPNRVKCVLMSWKAFQAAYAEALLFRQQ from the coding sequence ATGAACCTCAATACGCTGTATTCAGAGCTGATATTCGAACACGATAAGCACCCCAAACACGCGGGCTTACGTGAGCCTTTCGACGCCGATGTACACCACGTGAACCCGGTGTGCGGCGACGAGATCCAGCTGCGTCTGAAACTCTCCGAAGACGGCGCAACAGTCGAGGACATCTCCTATGAGGCGGCTGGTTGCGCGATGAGCCGCGCTTCCGCCTCAATGATGGCGGACCTGTTCATAGGCGAGCCGGTCAGCGACATCGAGGAGATGACCGCTCATTTCGATGAGGTGCTTCACTCCCGCGGGAAGGTTGAGGCCGAAGAGGAGATCATCGGCGACGCGGTCGCGTTAGCTGGTGCCGCGAAGTTCCCCAACCGGGTCAAGTGCGTGCTCATGAGCTGGAAGGCGTTCCAGGCCGCCTACGCAGAAGCGCTCCTATTCCGTCAGCAGTGA
- a CDS encoding bifunctional ADP-dependent NAD(P)H-hydrate dehydratase/NAD(P)H-hydrate epimerase, which produces MHLLYSPDAVRAAEAPMLAACEAAGNPDQLMRQAAYGLAVHIARAVTNRPALPEPTVAGPETLAALTKPAPSMPGTGSQLRGALIVGLIGPGNNGGDGLYALAELSGRGARCVAVMVADRWHERAAAAAAAAGVEVVKHHKREAAQGSGATKHNEVLQHLACADVIVDAVLGIGAKGGMPIPGWDADAQTWAVHGETLDALVVAADCPSGLNTQTGNADEMVPLADITVTFGALKRGLVAGAAREKTGDIYLVEIGLQAPQDTHLMPRLITPADAESELLAPRPGDHKYSRGVLGMVAGSPAYPGAAVLCSTAAAAIGAHDAGRGGIGMLVTAGRGAAGQAVVQTLPEVVNIDRAELASPAGSAESASNGWPAVTSKVNAWVVGPGLGEEPEDLEPALAVMRGTQGPVIVDASALAVWEPSIAARTDTDAGAEVSTKVHVLTPHAGEFLALVQRLGIDAADPAEDPVSAARDLAAAVGAVVLLKGSATVVAAPSGVTFLAASAAATLARAGSGDKLAGVLGAMLATHAARASARGEELSLERIAQLCAAAAVVHGLKYSAA; this is translated from the coding sequence ATGCACCTGCTCTATAGCCCCGACGCGGTCCGAGCGGCAGAAGCCCCGATGCTCGCCGCATGCGAAGCCGCAGGCAACCCCGATCAACTCATGCGACAGGCGGCCTACGGGCTTGCCGTGCACATCGCCCGGGCCGTCACCAACCGGCCCGCCCTTCCGGAACCGACCGTGGCCGGGCCTGAAACGTTAGCCGCGCTCACAAAGCCGGCACCGTCCATGCCCGGGACGGGTTCTCAGTTGCGTGGGGCGCTCATCGTGGGTTTGATCGGCCCCGGCAACAACGGCGGTGACGGACTCTATGCGCTCGCCGAGCTTTCCGGTCGCGGGGCACGATGTGTGGCCGTGATGGTCGCGGACCGCTGGCACGAACGTGCCGCAGCCGCGGCAGCCGCCGCCGGGGTCGAGGTCGTGAAGCATCACAAACGTGAGGCAGCGCAGGGCTCTGGTGCGACGAAGCATAACGAGGTGCTTCAGCATCTAGCTTGCGCGGATGTGATCGTGGACGCAGTACTGGGGATCGGCGCGAAAGGCGGGATGCCGATTCCCGGCTGGGACGCGGATGCGCAGACCTGGGCGGTGCACGGGGAAACCCTGGACGCGCTGGTTGTCGCAGCCGACTGCCCCTCAGGGCTCAACACACAGACCGGCAACGCGGATGAAATGGTGCCGCTCGCGGACATCACGGTCACGTTCGGCGCACTCAAACGCGGGCTCGTGGCCGGGGCGGCGCGTGAGAAAACCGGCGACATCTACCTCGTGGAAATCGGGCTACAGGCCCCGCAGGATACTCACCTCATGCCGCGGCTTATAACCCCCGCCGACGCTGAGAGCGAGCTCCTGGCGCCACGCCCCGGCGACCACAAATATTCGCGTGGAGTCCTCGGCATGGTCGCAGGTTCGCCCGCCTATCCCGGGGCCGCGGTCCTGTGCTCTACAGCAGCGGCCGCCATCGGAGCGCACGATGCCGGGCGCGGCGGGATCGGGATGCTCGTAACCGCAGGGCGTGGGGCTGCTGGCCAGGCTGTGGTGCAGACTCTGCCGGAGGTCGTCAACATCGACAGGGCTGAGCTTGCTTCGCCGGCCGGCTCGGCAGAATCAGCATCGAACGGGTGGCCTGCGGTGACCTCTAAGGTGAACGCGTGGGTCGTAGGCCCGGGGCTCGGGGAAGAGCCCGAAGACCTCGAACCGGCGCTCGCCGTGATGCGGGGCACCCAGGGCCCTGTGATCGTGGACGCCTCAGCGCTCGCGGTATGGGAACCCTCGATAGCGGCTCGGACTGACACGGATGCCGGAGCTGAAGTCAGCACTAAGGTCCACGTGTTGACGCCTCACGCGGGAGAGTTTCTAGCGCTTGTGCAACGGTTGGGTATAGACGCCGCGGACCCGGCTGAAGACCCGGTCTCCGCAGCGCGGGATCTGGCGGCAGCTGTTGGCGCGGTCGTGTTGCTCAAAGGCTCAGCGACGGTGGTTGCTGCGCCGAGCGGCGTCACGTTCCTCGCGGCATCCGCGGCTGCGACGCTCGCTCGCGCAGGTTCGGGAGATAAGCTCGCCGGTGTCCTGGGCGCGATGCTCGCAACCCACGCCGCTCGGGCCTCGGCCCGCGGCGAAGAACTCAGCCTGGAACGCATTGCACAGTTGTGTGCCGCGGCCGCGGTCGTGCACGGCCTGAAATACAGCGCCGCATAG
- a CDS encoding holo-ACP synthase — protein MIVGIGVDVVDVPRFEKLIQRTPALVERLFCPSEREVRTRSLAARFAAKEAVAKALSSPGGMVWHDCEVCTLDSGAPVLDVRGSVKEVADQLGVKSWHISLTHDGDVAIAYVIAEG, from the coding sequence ATGATTGTGGGCATCGGTGTTGACGTTGTGGACGTTCCGCGTTTCGAGAAGCTGATCCAGCGCACCCCGGCACTGGTTGAACGCCTGTTTTGCCCCAGCGAGCGTGAGGTGCGGACCCGCTCGCTGGCCGCGCGTTTCGCCGCGAAGGAAGCGGTCGCGAAAGCTCTCAGCTCCCCCGGGGGAATGGTGTGGCATGACTGCGAAGTGTGCACACTGGACTCCGGCGCCCCGGTGCTCGATGTGCGCGGTAGCGTGAAAGAGGTCGCCGACCAGCTCGGTGTCAAAAGCTGGCACATATCCCTCACCCACGACGGCGACGTAGCGATCGCGTACGTGATCGCCGAAGGCTAG